The sequence below is a genomic window from Neodiprion pinetum isolate iyNeoPine1 chromosome 7, iyNeoPine1.2, whole genome shotgun sequence.
TATTAGGTAAATTGCGTCGTTTTCTCAGTGCGGTATAgagaaaattatcattcaaacgttcttatgtttttttttctttccctttccATTATAATGttgaattgtttattttttttatttcagaaaaatactTCGATATGAACAAGAAACAATGCCGGGATGCGTTAGACCTTTATAGAAAATTCTTAACAAGAATGAACAGCGTTGGAGAATTCCTGAAAGTTGCAGAGGTAAAGGATAATACTCCCTCAGATTGATAATCGGTCGATAAGGTCGACACgattattgtttattatttctcattgAAATATTCTCCGTTTCAGAATGTTGGTATCGATAAGGGAGACATTCCAGATCTCACAAAGGTACGACGAGTTATAAATCATTTGCAAATTTCCTACTCTACCCGATCCAAGTAAAACATACGTACAaaactaataataattcaaagtTTTTATAACTCGGATACGTTTCTGAAAGGTAAAACCTTGTCGTTTGTGAATATATTATTGGCGTAGAATAGCTTGGTAGTGAGTCGAAGGCATTCAAGAAAATAGCCAATTGCGTATCGCTTCTCTGGTGTTTCTTATCTGTTGTCAGTGCAGCTGAAACAATCCCCAGCAGCGATGACAACATACTTATAAGCGTGTATTTCGACAAAGCGAAGCGAAGCATCGCAAGAGTGCCttgtaatttgataaatatatttttctaggCTCCCAGCAGTCTGCTCGATGCTCTCGAACAGCATCTTGCCTCCTtagaaggaaagaaaggaTCTGCGGCTAATACGCCAACGCAAACAGCTAGGTAAGATCACAGTAcattatcttcttcttcttcttatacTCTGTAATGTAGCGGGTGTGACAACGTTTATTAACATACAATTGAGGTATggatgatagaaaaaaaaaaaagaaacaaaaaaaaacctcactcgattgtaaatatacataaaaatgcttaaggaaatttatttacaatatttacaatgtgtttttttcttttctctctctctctctctctctattttactgcaatcaaaaatattacaccTTGATTATTAATGATCGACATTCGATATTACTatcaaatattacaatatcaaTACGCACGTGGCTTTGCTGCATCGTTCATATTTACTAATGCTGATGATatctttttataattttgtctttttcttattattattgttagcaTTTTCTCCCTTTATCTTTGCAATCGTTgggaaaatatttctgaataGCTGTACCATGATGAGAATTAAtcgtttataaatattgttataTTGGCAAATCAACAGacgttacaaaaatatttttttcatacatctaTGTACCCAGAGGTATTCAAACCACATCGCACCTCATGgtaattgttatttaaatcTTTTCTACCGATGATCATACACCTTATATTTCTATGTATTTTGTGTTACTTATAGTTTGTTGATTTCTTTCgacaatattataaattttttttcatttccttgcAAATCATCTAGTCTGTGGTTACTACACTAAAGCCTCTTTAGAAACAGgctaaataatttcatttcaaccgtttaatcaagaagaagaaaagaaatcggTGTGGTTAAGAAATGTTGAATATATTTCGATAAGATTCATTGATATCTCTCgcttttgttaaaaatacaCCCGAGTATATccatatgaatatttatacctTTAAATAACGCATAACGCtgttattgtattattttaaaGCAATTGGTGATCAAAATTACTACATAATATCGAAGTTGAGAATCATTATAAAATAGATTCAGCGAAGAATCGTATTACACGCGAGTTGTAAAATAGTATGATTCTCAACATTGATATAATCGTATGTTACAATGAATCCAATATCGCTGTCATTTCTATCCATCCCCCTACCCTGAATAATAGagttgtatttttatattttttttcaattcacacacacccacacacTTTGTGTCTTCAATTAGATTAATTGGtatgtttattataaaaatatttcttaacgCACATATTGTATATCTTTGTCGTATTTCCCCCTGTTATACAAAATCTAAGCCAACGGATGAACCTTACAATACAATCCACATGCTTCatcaaattataaatttaaatttagtATCCATATCTTTACCGATTTGACACAGACTCAATGCAAGTATcccaaaatttttacatccaATTTGTGTGTACTGTATTCTGAGCTTCGATtgtattttagaatttttcttttatttttatttttttatttttttctataaactTGTATCATTCTCGAATTATAATTGTGTTCTTTGATAACGCACTCAGACAAGTATCACATAAATTACTGCAACCACAATTTATGCACCAAATTATCGTCTAGTTGCACATGTATTTATTTGTCAAATTGATTTCAATCTCACGCCTTTGATACAAAAAGTAGTATATTATGTTGTAATATGAAAACACGCCTGTCAATAATTGAAGTATTGCTACGATCGCTCAATTCCTGTACTTTTGGCACCTCGCGCAGTAGAGTTATTGCTAATTATTTGCAAAACTATATCTCTGCATGCTGCAaattgggggaaaaaaaaaaaattagaaaaaaggtGCGGATTAATTTAGAATAAATGCatgtgtaatatattatacctgtacgTAAAAAGTATTACACAactatacatgtgtatatacctatatgtatatagatatgtatataaatatttatacacgtataaatgAAACACAGTTTTGTGTCGTACCTTTAATTTTTGATGCATTGTAGCCTCTGTACGTACTACactatttatttgtttgttttttttgttttctctcctttatttttcaattatcaacATTCCCGTTCACCACTTATCCCTCGTCACAACCTACACTTTATATCTCTCAACGTTGAAATCTATCTTCCCTCTCTtatccgtaaaaaaaaaaacaaaaaaaaaaaccacctcTGACGAATCGTCATCCCTTCACACACACCCAACAAACCCTATCATTGCCCAAGCAGCCATAGAACGAATGTAAAGTCGGGAGTGTCCGCCCTGTCTTCCACCAGCATGGCGTTTGGAACAGCAGCCAGCAACGCACGACTCGATCAGACCGGTAATGGGCACATTGACGAGGCGTTGAGACAACAGGCTCTAGCCGAGGAAGAAGCAGCTATGAATCAGTACAAGGTAAGTGATCGGGAGTTGAAGAacagtttttatttaaatctgTTACATGTTTTAACTACTCGACCGAACTTTGATTCGTTTTATCGTCCTCCCATTCAACAACGTTTTATCCACTTAGGCCAAAGTACAGTCACCGTCGGGTGGTCCAAGCACTAATCCATTTCTCAGCTCTCCGACGAACAATGCTGGACAGCCAATCGTCGATTTATTCAGCTCGGCACCGGTGACGGATAATCAGGTGCGTTTGAAGAAGACTCAAAAACGTCGTTGATCATTTTTGTTCGTTATGGAAAAGGAATACCGGGTTTTGATAAAAGTATTGAATGTAAACTAACAACTTATAGGCACAAAAAGCATCGGACGACCTTCTGCAACTTGCAGGAAACCCGTTTGCGGATATGTTTGGTAATGCGCAAGCGCAGCCACAACCGGTGCAACCTGCGCCCGGTCAAAACAATATGTGGATGACAAACGGTAATGGTAAATGCAactttatacttttttaattttattattcagttGCACtctttttttatgtaataataatgtagagatattttttattttatgcacttttttttctttagtttcttttctttttgttttgtaggTTTCGGAGCTGCTCCACCACCAGCAAATAATGCCTTTGTTACAGATAACAATTTCTCGTCTGTATTTGGAAATAATCAAGAACAATCAAGTGAGTATTTTGTTACGAATCTTTTCATTCGTCCTGTAAAAACTCCCACTAGCTCATtgtgtttatattttattttctttcatttcatttcatttcatttcatttcatcgttttatcattttatacaACACCAAActcatttttcatctcgtcTCACTAGTTTCCCACGCTCCTTGTGCTGTAAATGAAGCATCGATGAGTCTTTCTTTCATTGATTCTTCTCGACTTATtctagaaaaaacgaaaacgaatAGACTTTACTCTCACTGACAGATACTAGATGCATCCAAGAAATCTGATTGATCAATGTCGCTTCAAGACTCGTGGAACATGAGAAAAATCTCAATTTGTACATTGgccaatgaaaaaaagttacagaAACTCACAAGGATTGATTAGCGTTACATGTCTTTAAATGTTAACAATGTAAATAAGAACCTAACACGCAGCTAACAATGCACGTTGACTAATTTTTGCGCAAGCTGCTGCCGCAGGACTTACCGGTTCTGTACCCAATCCATTCATGTCCGATTTCCCAACATCCGGTCCTCAGCCAACGAATGCAGCCAATATCGGCTTGTTCGATAGCAACACAGACCTGACATCCTCAGAAAGTCAACCATCCGCCGGTGGCGGGGACCTATTCAGTGCTGGCGGTCAGGCAGATTTCTTTGGGGGCGACGGTACAGTGGTCGGTACCTCAGATGCGGGTAACGGGGACGCAGTTCTTGGGTCGTTACCAGGTGCGGCGTCCTCCGGAGCCCTTGGCTCTGTAAAGTCCACTGCAACGCCGCCGCCCAGACCACCGCCTCCCGCAAGTGCTTCTAACGGTACACCAAGAGCGATGTCTCCTGCCATTGGAGGCGCCTCGACTGGCAGAGCCGCGGCCTCGGCGCCTAGCAAAAGCGCCTTCGACGATCTAAATGACAGTATTCGTATGGCCCTGGGTGGGTCGCCGTCACGCCCGCCACCCCTCGCCCAGCAAGCTGTTCCTCCTGCTCCACAACAATcccaacaacaacagcaacaacaacaacaacaacaacaacaacaacaacaacaacaacaacaacaacaacaacaacaaccaaGTTTGGTTGGCTTCGACAAGTTCGATATGGGGGGTATGGGGGGTATCGGGGTCGTTGGACAGCCCGTAATGGGTGTAGTCGTCGCTCCGGGTTACGCTATTCCTTCCCAAACCCAAATTCCCGTCGGGTACGGTTCACCGGCAAAGCAGCCTATGTCAGGTGACGGGAGTCTCATCATTAGAATGCATGCGATGTGTTCTTGTTCAGTGCTCCGAGCccaaaaaataacaattgatATCGTAGTTTAGGCTGAAGTCAACGCTTTAAGAGCCGACCATATCAGTTCCTTCTTGCAACACATGTACACACGTGCGAGCAATTTTCGCGGGCTAAATTCTCGGTCATTAGAACTCAGATCAAGGTGAAATTATGCTTCGACAGCTCTTGCTGTAATTTTCTTTGCGTGGAGTAACTTTTGATACCCAACTAGCTCTGATAATCAGTTCAAAGATAAATCAAAATTCTAAGTGGGTTCAATAGTcgccattttgattttatgcCTAATTATTTTCCTTAATAATGCGGACTTAAAATTGTCGGACTTTCCTTCACGTCAAGCATTTATACcaaaggaataatttttttcatcaaatatgTTACgaatatcaacaatttgatTTCCTTGCATTTAAACCACAAAAATCACTTTTACGCGTGTACATgtaatacataaaaaaaaaaaaaaaaaaaacagaaacgaaTATGAATATGGTTTCCTCTTAATGAATGTTTAACTATTATAcgcattataattttttctcttcctccttatttttatcctttattttattaatttttgtactACTGACTTGGTCGATTACGTCGTAGATATAAATGTCAGCTAATGTAACAGTTTTTATTTGGCGAACAATGCTGTACAAGataatttctttcaccttCGGCTTTTTATCTACTACCACCACTAAAAAAACCTGGCTATACCAGTGTATGTAATTAACCGTTGAAATTCCTCAGATATCTGAATCCATTTTGTTGATGTGTTGTTCTTTGTAACTGTAACGTATTATCTTGGTGTATCAATAGAGTGATTTAGTGTTTGTCTTTAAATTTGGTTTTGTACATAGTTATTCCAACCGCAAAACGTGTACCCATACACACGTTGATTAATTgtgcaaaatgaaaatagaaattctAGTGCTCACAATTAGTCAGGTCGTTTAATAATCACAAGTTATCACCAGTGAAAAGTATAATCAACGTTCACTTAGAGCTTGAATTTCATTATATCGCACAATAATGTACAATAAACAATACTTGAGCAACAATGTAAACGGATTCCGACGAATTAACCGTACATGGGAGAACTATTTAAAAAGGCTACTTTCTATCAAATTAAAATCAGCGACTATCTGGTATCTGGGATTTGCTTTTCTGGGGCTTTGGCTGACGTAGGTGTTGCTTAGGTTTTGACGGTTTGGGCTCGGTGCTGAAGCCATCCACCACTGTGTCTGGAGCTAATAACGTTTCAGCAGCGGGTCAACCGGCGACAACTGGAAGCGGCGGAAAGGTCCTGACTGGTGACTTGGACAGCAGTCTTGCCAGCCTCGCGCAGAACCTTTCTATCAACAAGAGTGCTCAGCAACAAGTCAAGTGCGTCACACTTGTTCTAAAACTTCTTTAAGAACCCAATATTATATCTACGATACTCAAAAGTTTCGCTCATCATCTTTTTTactgttgaaaataatcgacgtatttttttcattattcaaggGGAATGCAATGGAATTCTCCAAAAAACGCTGCTAAGACTGGGGGACAAACGGGTTGGACGCCTCAGCCGATGGCAGCGACAACGGGTGCCGGTTACAGACCAATGGTGAGTTGAAGTTTTCTCTTTACCTGTATTATCGTTATTCttatcgttgttattatcatcattattaatgttgttattattttgtaaataatatataattactAGCACGTTAATCGTTGTTTGTATAAacatacacacacaaacacacaatTAAATACATCACATGTAGGTGCAATGAATAGCTTTCTTCAAGCGATTTCTCCTCCTCCAAGCTTTTGATcgcatttttatacaatatagaACACCGTATCCATGCAAGTTGCACATAATATGTCGTTATTTGTAATCCCTAAGTTTGAGTCtgcgaagatttttttttttttgtcaatttccCGTAATACTGTGTCGATATATAATAGATAGAGAAAACAGAGTTTTCATATCGTCTTGCATTTTGCTCAGGACAGACCCGCAAATATGCTGTTTGACAACATATTGCTGTAAGTAGAAAGCTCTAGATCAATCGTCCGTAACTTTTACTGTATTTcgattaatattatacaatatcgATAATAGCTTTTAACTTGGTTTGCTTTGCTTAAACATATACTCGAATAACTCTTTATTGATTGTTTAACTCGTCGCAGTAGATTTAATCATCATGTGTGTATCGAGCGTTGGAAAAATATCAAGTAAATGGACTAGCGTAACAAAGGAAGAATCATCTCAAACGTAacgttaataaattattacctATTAAGCCTTCCTGCATACCCTTTCCAAAACCGTAAAGTATAGTTTTGCTATTTAGTTAAATATTGTTCTCCGAATGATCGTTGAGCAATAAATTACGCGCAAAAATAATGTTTTcctgttttgattttttcgctacaagttcttatttttttactttggaCCCGGCCGAAATTCGCCAtgattcttttttgtttttcttaagTTAGTGACGATTGGCATATTTAGTGCAGTGATGCATGCGTGGCATATGGCATGTTGCCGGCTGTTACAGGGCCAAGGAATGACACAACTTCCTCCAACAGCCAGTATGGGCTTCCCAACCCAGCCTGCTATGCCTCTGGTGAGTTTTCCCCCATTTCAATTCACGCATATTTCTTCCCCCGTTCCGTAGTTGAAaaactgacttttttttttccttctctctttcgtCTACTTCGTTccatgaataattaattagtttATCGCAGTAGTTCAGCATTGAATAACGTTGCCGTTTCGTATGTGACGCAACTATATGTTACCACTTTACAGGGTACATTACAAGTAAGCGAAAAACATTAACACAAGAATGTACTTTGTAGGTATATTTTTGAGCACATTAAATTGGCGAATTTCAATCGAAcgaattttgataaatctATGATTCTTCGTCGTGGATTGATCAGATGGTGTTTTTAGTCCACTGCACGCTCTGCTTTTGCAACTGTAATTATACAGAAACACGTATCGCAGCAAAGAATTGACGATCTTAGGCCTTTCTTTAATAAACAAACGGGCTCAATTGTTACTTGGTAATTAAAGAGTAAAGATTAGTTCTAACTGTATTTTGTTGAATACActtaataatttcatattctCACAACCACCTTTCTCATAATCGCCTCTCCTAATACGGTTTTTGGCCTATGATAACAAAGAGCTAactttagtttttttttttatttatttttttttttcttgcacaTTGTAGTACTTTTACTTTGTATTATTACAAACAAACAGGAGAATCCGAGTCGCGCGATTGCAGCGATCGCAGACTCGGAGCAGAGATCGAGTACTATTGCAAAGaatgaagtataaaaaaaaccaaggATTTCAAGGACTTTTCTGCATTGCGCATCAAACgttcgaaaacaaaaatttatcctcattatgtatatattcttGCATTAAAACacgtaatttatatacatatacaatacatatacaCTTTCCTGGTCTGGTGTCTAGGGTATGCAATCTATGCCGATGGGTATGCAGGGCATGCGGCCAATGATGGGTGCAATGCCTGGTGCTCCCATTGCAACTGGTGGCATGATGGTTGCGGGGGGAACCGCGCCCACAATAATGGGTGCCCCGAGTCCCATGATGAGTGCTCCCCTGCAGCAGCAACACTCTCATAGCACTGCTCAGTCGCAAGCAAACGCTGTACAACTTGATCCTTTCGGTGCTCTGTGAGGGGATTAGGTACCTATCTTTTTTCCATCTATACCCAAACTATTAGGTGATattatgtttgtttttaattttttcaacattttctcttTACAATCCTTGGTAATCGAATTTTCTCGGCGATGACAACCATTTTATTTAACGTATgcgtataataatgataataataataatagcaataacaaTGCTGTAAACAAATCGATcctgtgtatataatatttgacTTTCTCcgtggttgttttttttttttctttttttttccttcctctttGTTTTATAGTAGATgcgaattaataattataatcatcGGTGGCTGGTTCCATGTACATTGTATTACCTTACCATCATCGCTCGATGACGTTAGCattcgacaatacgataaCGATACTTTgataattgttttcatttttttttcttttttcttttttttttgttccaggaATTCAATTGGAAttaagaagaagatgaagattaAGACGATGATAGATATGAAGATAATTTATGGAGCTCCAACTTTGTACATACTGTGTAATATGCCTTCTACATGTTCTGCTTCCATTCCTCGAAACCCCTCCCTTATCACAAGTTGATACTAATCCAACTATCGAAAAACCTCACTTCGTCCGCACCCATCCGCATCCCTCGCCCCTTTGTGAATACAACAggtatttatataaatattttcttatttttattagtCGCGATAGCGATCGTATTTCCAGAATGTtacattctttattttctttgcaaACGGTAAATCTTATTTTAAACGTTTGCCAAATtgttgtgtataaaattcgTATAAGTTGGCCTGCAGTGCTTATACAGATATGAATTCATTTCACTTGTTGAAAGTTATACAAATGATGAATTACAACAGTTTTAAATTCACGtttctaattgtaaaatttattgattttttttttgttttttgtttcttatcgttattatatgtcgttttaaaaatattatccaaTGTGAATAAAGTGTCGGATGAAATTCTTTTCCGTCAAACGGTCTAAGtagaattattcttttgtctttttttttactatgcTGAGTATAACGATCGTTGTAGCGAATCAATTCGACTACATCGCAATTCCTGATCCGTACTATAATTCACACTTGTATGTATTGTGCCAGTTTCTTTGAAATGAACAATTATCGTGGCGTATACACGTAGAATGAGATAGAATGTTTAGAATGAACTGTACATTTTCAGTCCCCACTAAATATCTGGTATGCAGAATAttgttgtatattattttttattttttttttcaatttattaccgtaagttagatattttattattattactattactattattattattattattatatctctAGTTACATTTTCTGGCCAAGGACATTGAAGCAGTAACGAAATAGTCTTTGTtttgaaagataaaataaaaaagtattaattaaataaatattattaattatcaaaataaatctatacatatatatgtatatacatatacacacaggcatatatgtgtataacaataacgataatgatGAATATGTAAGATTGTATTGTATGATTCTACACGAtaggaagaaggaaaaagataAGAGAGACGAAGAAACTGATGTAGACGGTTCCCCCAATTAAATGTTCTGCGTCACTGTAATGTTCCGATATGTCTTAACTAGTtagtaaattaataattattgtttaaaacaaaagaatatattattattattattattattattattatcattattattattagtaataATGCTATTGCTAGATCTATGATACTCACATAATATTATAACGATACCACATTGACGAATCTATGGATTCGATTATAGTTAAATATAATAACGATTTAAGAGGTCTACCATACAGTTGTACAGCTTGGagtacacacatatatatatatatatatatatatatatatatatatatatatatgtatgtatatatatatacacgctaaacaatttattgtggCTGTGGCTAAAAGGAGAATCACGTCGAATATCTAATTACAGAATGGTCTTGCTTGATCTCCGTGATGTggaaaggaaaacaaaaaaaaagaataaataataataataataatcgttcgGGTATTAGCTTCCGATTACATACATAAATCGcgtgtggtttttttttttcatggatGGTCGATAATCGCGCGCTATGAGTAAGTAAGTAAAGTATGCGAGTAAGTAAGTCgaaaaaatacgaagaaacaaacaaaagtgTTGTAAAATTTATCGCGCGTATGACATTTAAAgtatttaattgaattatgtctgtatacattatacacaaaCAAATAGTTACATACATGTGCATGAtacaaatttgtgaaattttaccaaataaaatatcaaactaCTTTGAGTAATAGAAATGTTACAAAGGCATAAATATTCCAGTTCACGATTGGCCACATTCTAATAATCGTCCGGTGTTAAAACGGTTCTTCTTGTTACTTTTGCttatttctatttctcttttttctaaCTTTAAACTACATTCGATAACGAAACGTTTGAAGAAACAATTCTTAGCTGGTATTGCGAAAATTAGTAGTACAGTATTTAGAAAATTGTAGTTTATAGAAGAACAGAAGAAGTAAGATAAACCCTCGCATGATTTGTACAATTGTATTTACTGAGACCGTATCCAGTTTAACGAGTTAATTAATGCACCCAAATTCTGTCCAACGGTTAAATCTGGTGCATAAATATTCTTCTCCAAGagaaagcaaaagaaaaaaataaataattaataaaacttGTACAATAAATCATATACACTATATACAAGGTATAATTTCAGCGAACGTTTTTTCTCTGCAATTATTGCATAACTATTTGTTTacgaaatatcaatttatcgCGATCTCGAGCCGAACAGCTACGTTAGTTTTACAGTTATTATAACCAACCGCGTTCATCGCTATTTTTCACCAGTTTTTATCTCAACATTTTACTCCTTttacaattataatttttctctcataattttctttttaaattgaaatttaaaacacAGGATATAATTTTATCGGCGTTTGATCGTataagtgaaattgaaaaaaaaattgttacatttAAAACAATATATTCGCGACTCGATGAAATTGTAACAGTTATGTAAATATGTaagttaaatttgaaaacgaagTAGTCGATTATATTTAATCGATTCCTTGGCACGTCAGTTCCACAATTGGTTGCAGAATTCAGAAATTTCTATTCGCGATTCGTTTTTATCCCCTTACGTTAGTTTTTGTCTAGCTTCAATCAtcgagacgaaaaaaaaattatgattgTAAAAATCAAGTCAATTCAGGACTGGAAGTATGCGATTAACGGTGTATCGTAGCGTTGTTGGCGAATGGTGCATTtgcgtataaataatataatatatacattatacatagaTACATACACACAGAAACGTTATAGTTATGTTAAAATTAAACGTGTATTATAAATCATAGATTAGAATATATAGATGACAAAGAGCGACGTTTATCTCCTTAATCATTCGCATGTACACACAATTgataaattacatttttattgcCTGGCAACTGTAgtgaaattagaaatttttattaacagCAATTCATGGGTAAATACGTAAAACTCTTTTTCAAAAACGCTAGAATTTAgagatttttattgttttccaaaattgcagattcgaatttttatcgtCGAATCGTAACATTgcatattgaaaatatgatacGTGCATAATAACAGATGCATAATTTAATCAAAGACGTCACTTAAGCCACACAAATCTCACTCGGCATAACGAGAATAATTTCTCTTCTATATTCTCTCACCGATTTCTCATCGACGAATTTTCTTAcctacaaattttttccaattaatcaTCAATGAACAATTATCGAAATTTCGTATGGCTTTTGTTTACCTGGCGAATTCGACTGCCCGTACGAATAGAAATTAATCTTCATAATCTGCAGGT
It includes:
- the lap gene encoding phosphatidylinositol-binding clathrin assembly protein unc-11 isoform X8 — translated: MAGQTINDRLLAARHSIAGQGLAKSVCKATTEELIGPKKKHLDYLIHCTNEPNVSIPQLANLLIERSQNTNWTVVFKALITVHHMMCYGNERFTQYLASSNSTFQLSSFLDKSGVQAGARVGYDMSPFIRRYAKYLNEKALSYRTVAFDFCKVKRGKEDGTLRTMNPEKLLKTLPVLQAQLDSLLEFDCSANDLTNGVINMAFMLLFRDLIRLFACYNDGIINLLEKYFDMNKKQCRDALDLYRKFLTRMNSVGEFLKVAENVGIDKGDIPDLTKAPSSLLDALEQHLASLEGKKGSAANTPTQTASHRTNVKSGVSALSSTSMAFGTAASNARLDQTGNGHIDEALRQQALAEEEAAMNQYKAKVQSPSGGPSTNPFLSSPTNNAGQPIVDLFSSAPVTDNQAQKASDDLLQLAGNPFADMFGNAQAQPQPVQPAPGQNNMWMTNGNGFGAAPPPANNAFVTDNNFSSVFGNNQEQSTAAAGLTGSVPNPFMSDFPTSGPQPTNAANIGLFDSNTDLTSSESQPSAGGGDLFSAGGQADFFGGDGTVVGTSDAGNGDAVLGSLPGAASSGALGSVKSTATPPPRPPPPASASNGTPRAMSPAIGGASTGRAAASAPSKSAFDDLNDSIRMALGGSPSRPPPLAQQAVPPAPQQSQQQQQQQQQQQQQQQQQQQQQQQQQPSLVGFDKFDMGGMGGIGVVGQPVMGVVVAPGYAIPSQTQIPVGYGSPAKQPMSAAGQPATTGSGGKVLTGDLDSSLASLAQNLSINKSAQQQVKGMQWNSPKNAAKTGGQTGWTPQPMAATTGAGYRPMGQGMTQLPPTASMGFPTQPAMPLGMQSMPMGMQGMRPMMGAMPGAPIATGGMMVAGGTAPTIMGAPSPMMSAPLQQQHSHSTAQSQANAVQLDPFGAL
- the lap gene encoding phosphatidylinositol-binding clathrin assembly protein unc-11 isoform X9, which encodes MAGQTINDRLLAARHSIAGQGLAKSVCKATTEELIGPKKKHLDYLIHCTNEPNVSIPQLANLLIERSQNTNWTVVFKALITVHHMMCYGNERFTQYLASSNSTFQLSSFLDKSGVQAGARVGYDMSPFIRRYAKYLNEKALSYRTVAFDFCKVKRGKEDGTLRTMNPEKLLKTLPVLQAQLDSLLEFDCSANDLTNGVINMAFMLLFRDLIRLFACYNDGIINLLEKYFDMNKKQCRDALDLYRKFLTRMNSVGEFLKVAENVGIDKGDIPDLTKAPSSLLDALEQHLASLEGKKGSAANTPTQTASHRTNVKSGVSALSSTSMAFGTAASNARLDQTGNGHIDEALRQQALAEEEAAMNQYKAKVQSPSGGPSTNPFLSSPTNNAGQPIVDLFSSAPVTDNQAQKASDDLLQLAGNPFADMFGNAQAQPQPVQPAPGQNNMWMTNGNGFGAAPPPANNAFVTDNNFSSVFGNNQEQSTAAAGLTGSVPNPFMSDFPTSGPQPTNAANIGLFDSNTDLTSSESQPSAGGGDLFSAGGQADFFGGDGTVVGTSDAGNGDAVLGSLPGAASSGALGSVKSTATPPPRPPPPASASNGTPRAMSPAIGGASTGRAAASAPSKSAFDDLNDSIRMALGGSPSRPPPLAQQAVPPAPQQSQQQQQQQQQQQQQQQQQQQQQQQQQPSLVGFDKFDMGGMGGIGVVGQPVMGVVVAPGYAIPSQTQIPVGYGSPAKQPMSAAGQPATTGSGGKVLTGDLDSSLASLAQNLSINKSAQQQVKGMQWNSPKNAAKTGGQTGWTPQPMAATTGAGYRPMGMQSMPMGMQGMRPMMGAMPGAPIATGGMMVAGGTAPTIMGAPSPMMSAPLQQQHSHSTAQSQANAVQLDPFGAL
- the lap gene encoding phosphatidylinositol-binding clathrin assembly protein unc-11 isoform X1, producing MAGQTINDRLLAARHSIAGQGLAKSVCKATTEELIGPKKKHLDYLIHCTNEPNVSIPQLANLLIERSQNTNWTVVFKALITVHHMMCYGNERFTQYLASSNSTFQLSSFLDKSGVQAGARVGYDMSPFIRRYAKYLNEKALSYRTVAFDFCKVKRGKEDGTLRTMNPEKLLKTLPVLQAQLDSLLEFDCSANDLTNGVINMAFMLLFRDLIRLFACYNDGIINLLEKYFDMNKKQCRDALDLYRKFLTRMNSVGEFLKVAENVGIDKGDIPDLTKAPSSLLDALEQHLASLEGKKGSAANTPTQTASHRTNVKSGVSALSSTSMAFGTAASNARLDQTGNGHIDEALRQQALAEEEAAMNQYKAKVQSPSGGPSTNPFLSSPTNNAGQPIVDLFSSAPVTDNQAQKASDDLLQLAGNPFADMFGNAQAQPQPVQPAPGQNNMWMTNGNGFGAAPPPANNAFVTDNNFSSVFGNNQEQSTAAAGLTGSVPNPFMSDFPTSGPQPTNAANIGLFDSNTDLTSSESQPSAGGGDLFSAGGQADFFGGDGTVVGTSDAGNGDAVLGSLPGAASSGALGSVKSTATPPPRPPPPASASNGTPRAMSPAIGGASTGRAAASAPSKSAFDDLNDSIRMALGGSPSRPPPLAQQAVPPAPQQSQQQQQQQQQQQQQQQQQQQQQQQQQPSLVGFDKFDMGGMGGIGVVGQPVMGVVVAPGYAIPSQTQIPVGYGSPAKQPMSAAGQPATTGSGGKVLTGDLDSSLASLAQNLSINKSAQQQVKGMQWNSPKNAAKTGGQTGWTPQPMAATTGAGYRPMLVTIGIFSAVMHAWHMACCRLLQGQGMTQLPPTASMGFPTQPAMPLGMQSMPMGMQGMRPMMGAMPGAPIATGGMMVAGGTAPTIMGAPSPMMSAPLQQQHSHSTAQSQANAVQLDPFGAL